The Paroedura picta isolate Pp20150507F chromosome 2, Ppicta_v3.0, whole genome shotgun sequence sequence GACAGAGACCAAGCTACACTTGTATACACTAAATTCAGAAAACATCACAAACAAGAGTgggaagaagacaaaaatataaggacgcacacacacatgcacgcacacacacacacataccaaggCCTTTGCTCACTCACAGCCTGTGCCCTTTTTAACTCACATGAGTAACTGGCCCATTTGCCGTGGGGCAAGAGGTCCATGCTATGATGCAGTTATTAGTACCAGGTAACAAAGCTTATGgtgtatttacattttaaaagctggCTCTATTTCTGAGAAACTGATAGGGAGTTCATGCTACGAATCTGTAGCTTCATGTCACCGATGACCACAGCAGGAAGAAGAACCTGACCAGATTGAGTTTCCGTAAGAGGAAATAAATATCAATTAATCACCTgccaaaatacaaaagaaaacccATCTCGAGTTCTGCACCATCGTTTCTGGAAAGTGTACACAAAAATACTTCTGTGCATAActtctactctccccccccccccttaagattcTTCAGGGGGGCATTTGGCCTTGTTGACATAAATAGAAATATTCTGATCAATGCAAAAGTGGTGCAGCTTTAGTGGATAAATGGACGAGTCACTGTCCTTACGCCGCCCAGACAATCACAGGCTATCGTCAGTTCATCAGATAGCCTGAGCATTCCTGGCACGAGAAACTTGCAGCCATAGGGCAGGACAAGACAGGGCTACATCTTGCTCCAAGCCATAGCTGGTGTCTTCCAGAGGATAAGCTGCCAAGCCAGAGGTTTGGATTAACTCAAAAGGGGATCAAATAAGGGATAAGAACCTGGGGAAGCCGCAGTCCAAGAGCCTCTactaaagaaggaaaggaaagtccTTAAGCAGCCAGCAAGTGTCTAATGGCAGCGGAAACAGAGACCTCTTCTAGCTGGCCTCCATGCGAAGCTTCTTCCGGCTCTGAGGTTCTTCCAGCTCGGACTCTGAACTGGAGTCAGAGCCACCATCAAAGGCGGAGATGGTGCTGCCTTTAGGATTGGTGTACAGGCTGTTGTCAGAAGAGGAATAGTTGGCCTGCAGTTGACTGCTTGATCTTGTCTTTTCCAGTGCACGAACTAAAATGCAAGACCATGGATATATGAGCAGGGGAAAAGGCAAATGTTATACACAGAACCATGACATGGACCATGTTAACCTGTTATCACCTGGCTAATTCACAGACAACAACTCAGTACATTTCTGAATACTTCTAAAATCTGATAGGAAAAAAAGGGAAATTGAAGAAATTGTCCAACTATTTTTCTTCAAAATGGTTAACTGCATTGTAAGAACTTAAGttgagcctgctggatcagatggtccatctagtttagTCTCCTGTTTCATTCTACCTGCCTCTGAATGCGGAAGTTCCCTTTACTCACTATGGCTAtcaccactgatggacctctcctccatgaatttgtttaCCCAGTTTTTAAAGCATCTGTGTTCAAAGCCATCCCTATGTCCatcggcagtgaattccacagtttaattacttATTGAATAAAGTAGTATTTCCATTTGTCTGTCTTGAACCCATTTTCCAACAACTTCACTGGATGCTTCCAAATTCTAATATTATGGGTGAGGGAAAAATTTCTCCCACTTTCTCCTTCCTGTGCACAATAGTATAAGCCTCTATTATGTCCCTACCCTTAGTTGCCTTTTCATTTCTAGTAAAATATCCCAGATGCCaccacctttcctcacaggagACATGCTCTAACCCCTTGATTATTTTAGTTGCCCTCTTCTGTGTTTTCTCCAGCTCCgcaataatctttaaaaaaattcagtaaCCAGAACAAGAGATGATACTGAGGCAGCAACAGGGACATTCCATTTGCCATtatattctcaatccctttcctaaccaTCTCCagcatggagtttgcctttttcaccattgctccacactgagttgacattttcacTGAACAATCCGCCATAATTACTTACAATCTTGGTTTGAGCCAGTTCACAACCcctttgaatatattttaaattaggaTATGTGTTCCAATGCACATCTTATACTTGAATGACATTTGCCATGCTATTGCTCAgttgcccactcacccaatttgAAGAGAGCCTTCTGTAGCTCTTCACAATCAGGCCTTGATATTCATGACCCTGATTACCATCTGCCAATATAGACACTATACAGCTCAACCTCTCTCTCGAGGGGGCAcccactgctcacttccctccagtgtGAGAGCTGTCCATTTGTTCCTACTCTGCTTTCTTTTAACAAATTTCTAATCTGTAAGAGGACACTGTTACCTTATTCAAGAGAAGGTTAATTTTTGAGTGCATCTTCCCCAATCATTTCTTCTAGCAATGTTCAAGGGCAACATATATCTAAACCATAGTAACAATATGCCCTTCTTTTTCCTTTGTCACAATGTTGATGGTTtctatctgtaaccgctccgcgttataaataaaagactaaggggggggggggctgagtccgGGATGGGGGTGCCCCACGATCGGcttcttggccctggactgacaagcggactTGTCAGTCcggagccaaggggccaattggaaggcgtgcACGGTGCGCCTTCCgaatggccccttggccccacctGGGCGAAACACAGGCCAATTGGAGGGCGCAAAGcgccctctgattggcccctccatcACTCGCCACAGTCCAGGCTGGAGCTCTTCTCACCGCGTCGCTGCTGCGCCCAGACAAGGCAGAGCAAGGCATTGAGGACCCAGCTGAAACTCAGCCCCAGGTAGCCCACCACGTTCACCGGGAAGATGAACACGAAGCTCCGAGCTAACTGCCACACCAGCCCACCCAGATGGTCCCGGAGCTTGACAGGGCCGCCTGTGGCAACGGCGGAGCCAATCATGGTGTCCGGCCGGATGCATGGCTGCTGCGCCTGCCACTGCTTCTTCCTCCTGCTCCGGAAGGCGCACCTGGGTTCGGCAATGCCTCGCATcgtgctctctctcccccctcatcCGTGCGCGTACCCAGCTCTGAGCCACTGGCAGCCAACACCCGCTCACttctgggtttgggggaggggcggCCCGGCACTCCTCCCAGCCCCGCTCCCAGCCCGGGCCAAcatcggggaggggggcacccGGGTCATGTGATACACACTGTGCAAGCTGCCTGCTCGCCGGGGAGGGGAGCCCCCGGGGgagcctcccccccggcccttgggAAGCCGGCGGGGTCGCCGGGAAGCACGGCGGCTGGGGGGGTGCCCCCCCTCAAAGCCCGTCCTTATGGACGGGCTTTGGATCCTAGTGTATATAATATATTGCATAGATTACATAATTATGATTTGAACTACAGGAATTTTCAAATAGAAGCACAGAGACAATTGCAGTGAAGCAATGGGTTTCCATAGGAATCTATACTTGGAACAGTGCTATTTAATGTGTTGAATCAGGAGTGAGCAATGAAGTGGCCAAGTCTGAGGATGACACACTGTGAACTAGGTGAGTGGAATAGTGGCAAGGTTCAATATACCTAAATGTAAAGTGATGCATCTTTAACTTCATTTATATACTAGGGGTGCTAAACTGCCAGTGACAGACCAGGAAAGAACATGAGGTTATGATGGATAGGGCAACAAAAATGCCTACTCAGTGTGTGGCAGCAATGCAAGAGGCAAATTCTATTCTAGGGATTATTAGAACAGGGTCTGAAAATAAAACAACCAGCATCATAATACTTCTGAATAGATCTGTGCAGCTGCAGTTGAAATACCACTTACAGTTCTGGTTGGCCCAGCTGGAGAGCCTTCCTAATTCCTACAAGGAAAGACTAAGAAGTTTGGGCCGTTTTTAGTTTACCGAAAGTATGGCTAAAGAGTTTACAAAATTATGGATGGTGTAGAACAagtggaaaaagaaaacttttgtcctctctcaaaattccaaaactcTGAGACGCTCAATGAAGTTGATGCCAGTGgactcaggacagacaaaaaataCTTTTTTCAGACAATGCATAATGAACCCTATGGAACTCACTGCCATGTGATGTGGTGGCGGCCAATAGGTAAGATGGTTTTAAAAATTCACAGAAGACAGGTCCATCAATAAACTATGAcaactaaatggaacctccatgtttggaGGCAGCATAATTCTGAAGGCTAGTTGCTGGTGAGCAGCATGAACTGGGCTTGGCCACCGTATTCCTTCTGTGGGCTTCTTGTGGCATCTGTGcgaccactgtgggaaacagaacATTAGACTAAATGGAacattggtctgatccaccaaAGCTGTTCTATTATACTTCAGAAATAATTTCAAACAATATGTAATTTACGTGTTAACTCCAAATTCTACACGTTCTTAAGTTAGTAAATAAAACTCTAAATTTGTAAGTCAGATAGCATTGCATTTATTTCTACTTATCCCTAATTGTCCTGGGGGAAAACCCAAGGTCCTTTACACTGACAGCTAAAACAAACCACCTCAGGTGTTTTCAGCAAGTACTGACCATGAGCCCCCTTGTCCAGAAACACTGCACAAAACTACTGGGATAACTAGAGGCAGACAGATTTTATAGACAAATTACTGAGATTACTCAGTGATCATGGCTATCTAGCATTTGAATCCATACATTTAGTATGTATAGAGTCAAATGCTAGATAGCCATGGTCACTGAGTGACATCCTCTCAGCCTATGTCAGAGTATACAACTGATGACTAAAAACAGCCAAACCATCCTTCAcacatttattacatttatatacccctgtcacctgaggctcagggcagttcatatgAAACATtggggaacaggaacaatacagtaaaACTCAAGTCAGAtgaataacagtaataacagtaacagcaataaaaagaacagtaattaataaccTCAAAATTctaacagtcccatggttggtcagctcAGGGTGCTTGAATTCATGGGAGGAAGgcttgggggcccagtagatgttgttagtTTCCGTCAACCTTAACCaactgcctggcagaagagctctcttttgcaggccttgtggaattgttctagttccatCAGGActctaatctcctctgggagctcattccaccaggtggctctggctctggttgaggtcaagcgagcctCCTTGgaaccagggatcaccagccagttgtaGGTGGTGGAACATAAAGCAGGAATAATCTCACACAAATAAAGTGAAGCTAGTTCACGTGTAGGCCACCTTTTGTCCTaagtgccataaaatgtaacacTGACTATTTATTGGCAAAGGTGAAGAGGAGAAAGACAAGGCTCACTCCCAGTTTGCCCAGCCAGAACTTCAGCAACTGTGTGGAGTCAGGTGGCAAGGGCAGAAGCCAAGCCCATAACTGTCTGCCATGCTACCACTAGCACTTCAGGGGTGCACCTTCCATTATCTGGGTCAAGAACCAACCCAGTATGCCAAATAAAAGGATCAGAAGTGCTCCTGTTTGACACAAATGCTGTGGCAGTGTAGGACGAACAGGGCCTGAGAATGATCCAGTAGCACACAGTATCTGGATGGAAAATCACATGAGAACTATATGCAAGTCACTCAGTTCTTTGGAAAACACCTATTATAAGTAACCAGCACTGGCTGATCCTGCTTGACACATTCTGAAAATGGTAATTCAGGGCATCATTTTACGTACCCTGCCCTAAAAGCCAGAAAGTGAGCTGAGAAGGGTAATGCTTTAACTATTACAGGGGCACATGCCCCTGTAATGTAGCACAACTGTTGGCAGCTGTTATCTACTTCAGTTGAACAGCAGGTTATTGTGCCACAAGTATATTTTCTGGTAATTAAAGGCAACAACTGGATAATCAAAATTATTTCTCCACAAGCAACATCCTGGGTCAAAGTCCTGAAACTTAGGCAAAGAAAAAAGGGACCCTTCATCATAAAAGGTTTGGAGGAGCTGTGTTCAACTGATCTAAGAGGTCCATGACATATTACAAACATAAAGTCCCGAGGTCCTTGCAACCAACCATGGCTTTACTGATTATGGGGAAAGACTTGTGGGTCCCAGGCTAGGAAGCCAACACAGGAAAATTAATATGGCAGAGTACTTTACTATAAAATGGCCTAACCCAAGACAGCCCAGATAGAGAACCCCAGCTCAGACCAGCTCACCTTGCTGCTCCAATAGGGCGTTTTGACGCTTTAGGTCATCTATGTCCTGCTGGTGCGTGTGGTTTTTTCGGCGCATGTACTGGATGTACTCTGTGGCTTTATCTAGGATTTGGGCCCGGGATGCCTGTTGCAATAGTAGGAAAAAAACACCAGATAAAGTCCTAGTTCACACAGGCAGCTAGGTCAACTCTCCTTTTTGCAGGGAGACTAGGGATTAAATTATTTAGCTTAGCTCTTTTTTAATGCATTCAAGCAAAGAATTAAGATAAAGGGTATTAAGACACGAGTTTTGTTCTCTATGTGTGTTCTAGTGTCAGTATAAACTCAGCTCCTGATTTTATAGAAACAACTGAGGTAGTAGCATCAGCTTCAGTGTTACACAGTATCTGatggtgcaaccccccccccgccccaagaacTCTTCTGCAAAGTATAGACTGCCTACTGCTGTTCAGCACACAACTTATATTTTGCATCCCACATATAAAACTAAATGAAAATTAGTTCATGCCGCCAGAGACTAAACTTAATGTCCTGGTCTAGCAGATAAGCCATCAAATCCTAAAAATACTCATATTGATATATTAAAAAGACATTACGACAGAAGATAGTCTTATACGTTCTCAGCAACTGGGACAATGCAGGACAGGCTAGTGTACTTCATAGTAGTACATATCTGTAGGAGAGGGTATTTTGTTTACCTGTTCCCCTGTAACACACTTGGGTTTGTGAAATGCTTTTGAATGAATATCAATTTGCATGGCAACATAACTTCTGTAGTGATATCACAGTTTGGAATACTTGTGGTACAGAAATTAAAGAATTCAATGACTAGGGATTACAGCAAGGAAGAAAGCAGCACACAttggaggcattttgaaattcttaATTACTGGCAACCTGAGACAAACCTGTCCTTCTAGAGGTGAATCCAGGCTGTGCtgcccaaaggacaggctggaaccatttatttatttattcaatttatatatggCATCTCAGTGTACACAGAACTAATAAAATAGTATGTACGTTAAACAACTTTTAACAATTGAGAATAAAACATAACCATAATTTCATGAAACACGAGCAACTACAACAACTGGGAAGGAGGAGACCATGAGTTTGGGGCAGTGGGGCTGCCTAAAAGAGGATGGATCTAGGCTGCAGGAGGCACTTCTGCCGTGGGTCTTCAgctgaaagcctggcagaagagctgtggcCAGCTGGGCGACAGGGaagatgaagatgttaaataatgttggggagagaattgctccctgtGGACCTCCACGTCTGAGTTCAGAGTGGTGCAATTGGTCCTCCTCAATTATCACTATCTGTCTTCGACCTTGGAGAAAGGGGGTGGTGAGCAAGGAGCTTGTGGTGAAAAATATCAAACACTGCTGTTAGCTCTAGTAATATTAGCAACATCAAtccgccttggtccagctggcatcagaggtcatccatctggGGAATTCGAGCTGTCTCTACCTCatggccagattggaagctggactggaatggatcaaggacCAAAGCTTCATCCAGATATGTCAGTAATTGATCCCCAGCCACTCACTCCCCTACTTTTCCAGAAATGCCACAGATCAATCAGGAATTCTTCTGGACCAATAAGACTCTGTTGGCAGGCAAAAATACACCCTCTGCCTaacagggaaggggatgagatATATAGCCAGTCTTTTAGGGTGTAGTAGACTGACCATGGCTCTGCTTCATTTGCAATCAGAGTCACTTCTATCCCTGCAACGAAGAT is a genomic window containing:
- the MAX gene encoding protein max isoform X2; the protein is MSDNDDIEVESDADKRAHHNALERKRRDHIKDSFHSLRDSVPSLQGEKASRAQILDKATEYIQYMRRKNHTHQQDIDDLKRQNALLEQQVRALEKTRSSSQLQANYSSSDNSLYTNPKGSTISAFDGGSDSSSESELEEPQSRKKLRMEAS
- the MAX gene encoding protein max isoform X1; the protein is MSDNDDIEVESDADKRAHHNALERKRRDHIKDSFHSLRDSVPSLQGEKQQASRAQILDKATEYIQYMRRKNHTHQQDIDDLKRQNALLEQQVRALEKTRSSSQLQANYSSSDNSLYTNPKGSTISAFDGGSDSSSESELEEPQSRKKLRMEAS
- the MAX gene encoding protein max isoform X3 — encoded protein: MTCYSSVAGITTELSAEAQYKASRAQILDKATEYIQYMRRKNHTHQQDIDDLKRQNALLEQQVRALEKTRSSSQLQANYSSSDNSLYTNPKGSTISAFDGGSDSSSESELEEPQSRKKLRMEAS